One Campylobacter sp. RM16192 genomic region harbors:
- the rplM gene encoding 50S ribosomal protein L13 codes for MTQTTKPNEVKRDWIVLDAEGKRFGRLLTEVATILRGKNKPNFTPNVDCGDYVIIINASKVEFTGNNKAEDKLYHRHSGYFGSTKSEKFGDLVANKPEKLFKLAVRGMLPKTKLGREMIKKLKVYAGSEHPHTAQIAKKEGK; via the coding sequence ATGACACAAACAACAAAGCCAAACGAGGTTAAACGAGATTGGATTGTCCTTGATGCGGAAGGCAAGCGTTTTGGTAGATTGCTAACCGAAGTTGCGACAATACTTCGTGGCAAAAATAAACCAAATTTTACTCCAAACGTTGATTGTGGAGATTATGTTATCATCATCAACGCTTCAAAAGTAGAATTTACAGGAAATAACAAAGCTGAAGATAAGCTATATCACAGACATTCTGGCTATTTCGGAAGTACAAAAAGTGAGAAATTTGGCGATTTGGTAGCCAATAAACCTGAGAAGCTATTTAAGCTTGCGGTTCGCGGAATGCTTCCAAAGACAAAACTTGGTAGAGAGATGATAAAAAAACTAAAAGTTTATGCGGGTAGCGAACATCCTCATACAGCTCAAATCGCTAAAAAAGAAGGAAAATAA
- the rpsI gene encoding 30S ribosomal protein S9, which translates to MAKVYATGKRKTAVAKVWIKSGSGKIVVNGMDLNSWLGGHEAIKLKVVQPLLVTKQESLVDVTATTLGGGYSAQAEALRHGISRALAAMDGDFRAVLKPKGLLTRDSRVVERKKFGKRKARRSPQFSKR; encoded by the coding sequence ATGGCAAAAGTTTATGCAACTGGAAAAAGAAAAACTGCTGTCGCTAAAGTTTGGATAAAGTCAGGAAGCGGCAAAATCGTAGTAAATGGAATGGATCTAAATAGCTGGCTTGGTGGGCATGAGGCTATCAAGCTAAAGGTTGTTCAACCTCTTCTAGTTACTAAGCAAGAGAGCCTTGTGGATGTTACTGCTACTACTTTAGGAGGCGGATATTCAGCTCAGGCTGAGGCTTTAAGACACGGAATTTCACGTGCTTTAGCTGCAATGGACGGTGATTTTAGAGCGGTTCTTAAACCAAAAGGTTTACTAACTCGTGACTCTCGTGTAGTTGAGCGTAAGAAATTCGGCAAGAGAAAAGCAAGACGTAGTCCGCAATTTTCTAAACGTTAA
- a CDS encoding HAD family hydrolase yields MKKTILFDLDGTLIDSTPAILTGFDTAFKVHNKQTPDHDAVKSLVGHPLDVMFGDLGVDKDLIQNYIDAYKACYKQIYLDRTTLLDFAKEAVELASKIADVGVVTTKTSKFSINLLEHLGIKEFIKTVVGRDDIVHPKPNPEPINLALKNLGKDNEQNKKLAFMIGDTCMDMMAAKSAGIEGLALLCGYQDLQNLKKCSNHIFENSLQAVEFIAKL; encoded by the coding sequence ATGAAAAAAACGATACTTTTTGATCTGGATGGCACACTTATAGACTCTACTCCAGCTATTTTAACAGGGTTTGATACAGCATTTAAAGTCCATAATAAGCAGACGCCAGACCACGATGCAGTAAAGTCTCTTGTCGGACATCCTCTTGATGTTATGTTTGGCGATCTTGGAGTAGATAAAGATTTGATTCAAAATTATATCGATGCTTATAAGGCTTGCTATAAACAAATTTATCTAGACCGAACAACTCTCTTGGATTTTGCTAAAGAGGCTGTAGAGCTTGCTAGCAAAATTGCTGATGTAGGAGTTGTTACTACAAAAACTTCTAAATTTTCTATAAATTTACTTGAACATTTGGGTATTAAAGAATTTATTAAAACAGTAGTTGGCAGAGATGATATAGTGCACCCTAAACCAAACCCTGAGCCTATTAATTTAGCTCTTAAAAATCTAGGTAAAGATAATGAGCAAAATAAAAAACTTGCATTTATGATAGGTGATACATGTATGGATATGATGGCAGCAAAATCAGCTGGTATAGAAGGCTTGGCTCTTTTGTGCGGTTATCAAGATTTACAAAATTTAAAAAAATGTTCAAATCATATCTTTGAAAATTCACTTCAGGCAGTTGAGTTTATAGCAAAACTATAG
- a CDS encoding RecB-like helicase: MKPFLALEASAGSGKTFALSVRFIALILSGANINEIVALTFTRKAANEMKERVVETFLNLEKKLSELEEISKILNQSKEQILGLRDARLAKFLEGNLKITTFDSFFAMILRQFSLNMGLSSDFKIVSGLENLQRAEFALEISKDKALLKALANLIISAQNSKNSFFDALEMFYDNFSEIKCVQNSKFPSEVAVENSLRNLYEYALKKDASDQALKSFEPKKPIRLLESAFVERDSLNYRTYSKIYSPELDELFWELKANLKLYFDELEAYKLSELNKFLQIYKSVKLALNRRLNSLTFSDISRLTYELLCKNFDAQVLYFRLDGRINHLLIDEFQDTNVTQYEIMLPLISEILSGYGQNGLGSFFYVGDIKQSIYRFRGGKKELFAKLQDDFIQIKSSSLYTNYRSFAALVKFTNAIFKDKISDFKEQLASTKKDDRILNLRVDSWCEYFKPDSDDYGFLRVVSNDDIVIELLNQVKFLLENGVKDNDITVLCWKNEDINSISAALESAGINSVSESTSSLLQSPYVRAIVEYAKFCLFNDPIYKLNVEALLDTKIYLLDINPSKPAFLSLNYLAKKLNIDISNIDILRLFELAREFKNLADFIFNLDSFDAVISAKNSIGVKIMTVHKSKGLQFENVIVCDKIGGSKSDSSSFLAEYDVKDGWKIKQNIKKESFDEDFKNLKNRAKELEKEENLNKLYVAFTRAICGLIVIKKSNPDGRNPSFFTAYELKSSQEIVEYLDLKEFTFGQIIPSKKDEIQQVRNSKDIDIIKVARQDIDNKKDSMAKNQNAIYLGLAFHYLFEMTAKFDERALWVARSAMFNKFHKFLSNDELEELFLRGLNLIKDEKFIEFTTNKKIYKEQPLKFNGSLKQIDLMCIDDNEICIIDYKTSDNSIDENISQITNYRDAISKFYPNLKIKAVLFYALKNKIQYIEI; this comes from the coding sequence ATGAAGCCATTTTTAGCCCTAGAAGCAAGTGCTGGCAGCGGTAAGACCTTCGCTCTTAGTGTGCGATTTATCGCGCTTATATTAAGCGGTGCAAATATTAATGAAATTGTAGCCTTGACCTTTACCAGAAAGGCTGCAAATGAGATGAAAGAGCGTGTCGTAGAGACATTTTTAAATCTTGAAAAAAAACTAAGTGAGCTAGAAGAGATATCTAAAATTTTAAATCAAAGCAAAGAGCAAATTTTAGGGCTAAGAGATGCAAGGTTGGCTAAATTTTTAGAAGGAAATCTTAAAATTACTACCTTTGATTCGTTTTTTGCGATGATTTTAAGACAGTTTAGTCTAAATATGGGGCTAAGTTCTGATTTTAAAATAGTTTCTGGCTTAGAAAATCTGCAAAGAGCCGAGTTTGCACTTGAAATTTCAAAAGATAAGGCTCTCTTAAAAGCGCTTGCCAACCTTATCATATCGGCTCAAAATAGTAAAAATAGCTTTTTTGATGCGCTTGAGATGTTTTATGATAATTTTAGCGAGATAAAGTGTGTGCAAAACTCTAAATTCCCAAGCGAAGTTGCGGTAGAAAACAGCCTTAGAAATTTATATGAATATGCATTAAAAAAAGATGCAAGCGACCAGGCTCTAAAGAGTTTTGAGCCAAAAAAACCAATCAGGCTGCTTGAGAGTGCTTTTGTAGAAAGGGATAGTTTAAACTACCGCACATATTCTAAAATTTATTCGCCTGAGCTTGATGAGCTTTTTTGGGAATTAAAGGCGAATTTAAAGCTATATTTTGACGAGCTTGAAGCTTACAAACTAAGCGAACTTAATAAATTTTTACAGATTTATAAAAGTGTCAAATTAGCACTTAATAGAAGGTTAAACAGTCTAACTTTTAGTGATATTTCAAGATTAACTTATGAACTTCTTTGCAAAAATTTCGATGCACAAGTGCTTTATTTTAGGCTTGATGGACGGATAAATCATCTTTTAATTGATGAATTTCAAGATACTAACGTAACTCAATACGAGATAATGCTTCCTTTGATATCTGAAATTTTATCAGGATACGGACAGAACGGACTTGGAAGTTTTTTTTACGTAGGAGATATCAAGCAAAGTATATATAGATTTAGAGGTGGTAAAAAGGAGCTTTTTGCTAAATTGCAAGATGATTTTATACAGATAAAAAGCTCAAGTCTTTATACAAATTACAGAAGTTTTGCCGCTTTAGTAAAATTTACAAATGCAATTTTTAAGGACAAAATTTCAGATTTCAAAGAGCAGCTCGCAAGCACTAAAAAAGATGATAGGATTTTAAACTTAAGAGTTGATTCTTGGTGTGAATATTTTAAGCCAGATAGCGATGATTACGGGTTTTTGCGAGTAGTAAGCAATGATGATATAGTTATTGAATTACTAAATCAAGTTAAATTTTTACTTGAAAACGGAGTCAAAGATAATGATATCACTGTGCTTTGCTGGAAAAATGAGGATATAAACTCTATTTCAGCCGCTCTTGAAAGCGCAGGTATAAATTCTGTATCGGAAAGCACGTCTTCTTTGCTTCAAAGTCCTTATGTAAGAGCGATAGTAGAGTATGCTAAATTTTGTCTTTTTAATGATCCAATTTATAAGTTAAACGTAGAAGCTTTGCTTGACACCAAAATTTATTTACTTGATATCAACCCATCTAAACCAGCTTTTTTAAGCCTAAATTATCTTGCTAAAAAACTAAATATTGATATTTCAAATATCGATATTTTAAGGCTTTTTGAACTTGCAAGAGAATTTAAAAATTTAGCGGATTTTATTTTTAATCTCGATAGCTTTGATGCCGTAATAAGCGCTAAAAATAGTATAGGCGTAAAAATAATGACTGTGCATAAATCAAAAGGGCTTCAGTTTGAAAATGTCATAGTATGCGACAAGATAGGAGGTTCTAAAAGCGATAGTTCCAGTTTTTTAGCCGAATATGATGTGAAAGATGGCTGGAAGATAAAGCAAAATATCAAAAAAGAGAGTTTTGATGAGGATTTTAAGAACCTTAAAAATAGAGCCAAAGAGCTTGAAAAAGAAGAGAATTTAAATAAACTTTACGTAGCTTTTACTAGAGCTATTTGTGGTCTTATTGTTATTAAAAAAAGTAATCCAGATGGAAGAAATCCTAGTTTTTTTACCGCTTATGAGCTAAAAAGTAGTCAGGAAATTGTAGAGTATCTTGATTTGAAAGAATTTACTTTTGGTCAAATTATACCTAGTAAAAAAGATGAAATTCAACAAGTAAGAAATAGCAAAGATATAGATATTATCAAGGTTGCAAGGCAGGATATTGATAATAAAAAAGATAGTATGGCAAAAAATCAAAATGCCATATATCTAGGTTTAGCATTTCACTATCTCTTTGAGATGACGGCTAAATTTGATGAGAGAGCGTTGTGGGTGGCAAGATCTGCTATGTTTAATAAATTTCATAAATTTCTTTCTAATGATGAGCTTGAAGAGCTATTTTTAAGAGGATTAAATTTAATAAAAGACGAGAAATTTATAGAGTTTACTACCAATAAAAAGATATATAAAGAACAGCCTTTGAAATTTAATGGCTCGTTAAAGCAGATCGATCTTATGTGCATTGATGATAATGAAATTTGTATAATAGATTATAAGACAAGCGATAATAGTATCGATGAAAACATATCTCAAATAACGAACTATAGAGATGCTATAAGTAAATTTTATCCAAATCTTAAGATAAAAGCTGTATTATTTTACGCTCTAAAAAATAAAATTCAATATATTGAAATTTAA
- a CDS encoding OmpA family protein, translated as MKKIAIALIAATALFAADSAYNYELTPTIGGVHPEGNLGTNEHATIGLRVGRNLENSLLDQVELGFNYSNNIKEFGVKGNAARYFVNVIKDFGLTNNFSLYGLVGAGWEDVSAKFVDNEDGGFGQYGLGLKYKVTDNFALRVEAVDAIKFEHGDHNLFYTLGFAVGFIEKSAPVVVAAPEKPIMPKVVNLDDDNDGVLNDVDKCPNTPAGVVVDETGCEKVIVLRDLGVNFAFDSYKITPKYLDEIKKVAEFMGENPSYRVVLEGHTDSTGAEAYNLKLSEKRANAVAKALENLGVSSSKITTVGYGEAKPVADNKTKEGRAENRRVEAKFNK; from the coding sequence ATGAAAAAGATTGCTATTGCTTTAATTGCTGCTACAGCTCTTTTTGCTGCTGATTCAGCATATAACTACGAGTTAACTCCAACTATAGGAGGAGTTCATCCAGAAGGAAATCTTGGCACAAATGAACACGCTACTATAGGCTTAAGAGTCGGAAGAAATCTTGAAAATTCATTATTAGATCAAGTTGAACTTGGTTTTAATTACTCAAACAATATTAAAGAGTTTGGTGTAAAAGGTAATGCAGCAAGATACTTTGTAAACGTTATTAAGGATTTTGGATTAACTAATAATTTTTCACTTTACGGACTAGTTGGTGCTGGCTGGGAAGATGTATCCGCTAAATTTGTAGATAATGAAGATGGCGGATTCGGACAATATGGTTTAGGATTAAAATATAAAGTTACAGATAACTTTGCGCTTCGGGTAGAGGCTGTAGATGCTATCAAATTTGAGCACGGAGATCACAATCTATTCTATACACTTGGCTTTGCTGTAGGATTTATCGAGAAATCCGCTCCAGTAGTTGTAGCTGCTCCAGAAAAACCAATAATGCCAAAAGTTGTAAATCTTGATGATGATAATGATGGTGTTTTAAATGATGTTGACAAATGCCCAAATACTCCAGCGGGTGTTGTAGTTGATGAAACCGGTTGTGAGAAAGTTATTGTACTTAGAGATTTAGGTGTAAATTTTGCATTTGATAGTTATAAAATAACACCAAAATATCTTGATGAGATTAAAAAAGTTGCTGAGTTTATGGGTGAAAATCCAAGCTACCGTGTAGTTTTAGAAGGCCATACTGATAGTACTGGTGCCGAAGCTTACAACTTAAAATTATCGGAGAAGAGAGCAAATGCTGTTGCTAAAGCTCTTGAGAATCTTGGTGTAAGCTCAAGCAAGATTACAACTGTAGGTTATGGTGAGGCTAAACCAGTAGCTGACAATAAAACAAAAGAAGGACGTGCTGAAAATAGACGCGTTGAAGCTAAATTTAATAAATAA
- a CDS encoding PD-(D/E)XK nuclease family protein — MIDLNRLFVFTNSRKIRDFNSKFEEQLIPKAITIAEFEKKAVLVKDRFEADSVYLLVLMQRASASVKEAREQLKIPDEFFAFLKNNDYLFSFFKELAIQKKSIEDIKFSDIYANFEEHLTILEAVLNRYKELLQKENLYDDIVLPEIYNLNEDYISEFDEIIIEIDGFLSEFEWEILNKVSSLTTLKIIFQTSKFNKKLVDKISQVSGINNFAEYSKFELNLSDKTLKNIGTVNKKREVQTRSFATASLECAYVMAKASEFIRDGIEPEKIAVILPDESFSELLAMHDFNRIFNFAMGESFKNTKFFQTIEYIVTAINDKKRVNLDTQNRFEFNEFEFILDSFGVKNELFNKFKNHFEMSCKFNFFKELINEILSLQDDKNVEDLVFEELFYIENLARYFNFTLRQICEIFLMKLNTLKLDDIGGGKINVIGILESRGMKFDGVIIVDFNDDLIPKRSVNEMFLNSKVREKAGLISYIDRENLQRFYYENLINESKKTAICYLVNEEKIPSRFLNEFIAIKDINFRDDEYAKVLSRVQDGTRLRAFDDEVILRHDFFAMPLSFSKLNTFLTCPRKYYYSKILGIKPALMPQDSQNTSLGNAVHTALCEYYNKFEKFDLVEFEKILSSKEVSPLDFEILMINFEKFAKKEQDRFVQGWRVKACEKELSRSFEGIMLTGFIDRIDKRDGDINLIDYKSGSFDKKSLQLPFYEALVGAKCEAFYYDLKSDMELVKSASSIEDLRIELENLKKINKSEINFSRNVGVACRYCEYKIICKGEL, encoded by the coding sequence GTGATAGATTTAAATAGACTTTTTGTTTTTACAAACTCACGTAAAATTCGTGATTTTAACTCAAAATTTGAAGAGCAGTTAATACCCAAGGCGATTACTATAGCCGAATTTGAAAAAAAGGCGGTTTTGGTAAAAGATCGTTTTGAAGCCGATAGCGTATATTTGCTGGTGCTTATGCAAAGAGCTAGTGCGAGCGTAAAAGAGGCTAGAGAGCAGCTTAAAATACCCGATGAATTTTTTGCATTTTTAAAAAATAATGACTATCTTTTTAGCTTTTTTAAAGAGCTTGCAATTCAAAAAAAGAGCATAGAAGATATTAAATTTAGCGATATTTACGCCAATTTTGAAGAGCATTTGACTATACTTGAAGCCGTGCTAAATAGATATAAAGAGCTACTTCAAAAAGAGAATTTATACGATGATATAGTTTTGCCTGAAATTTATAATCTAAATGAAGATTATATCAGTGAATTTGACGAGATTATCATAGAAATAGACGGATTTTTAAGTGAATTTGAATGGGAAATTTTAAATAAAGTTTCATCTCTTACCACTCTTAAAATCATATTTCAAACAAGTAAATTTAATAAAAAATTAGTAGATAAAATTTCTCAAGTTTCAGGAATTAACAATTTTGCCGAGTATTCAAAATTTGAACTAAATTTGAGCGATAAAACACTTAAAAATATCGGAACTGTCAATAAAAAAAGAGAGGTTCAGACCAGATCTTTTGCTACAGCTAGCCTTGAGTGTGCTTATGTTATGGCTAAAGCAAGCGAGTTTATAAGAGATGGGATTGAGCCTGAAAAAATAGCAGTGATTTTGCCGGATGAGAGCTTTAGCGAGCTTCTTGCAATGCACGATTTTAACCGAATTTTTAACTTTGCTATGGGAGAGAGCTTTAAAAATACAAAGTTTTTTCAAACTATAGAATATATTGTAACTGCAATAAACGATAAAAAAAGAGTAAATTTAGACACTCAAAACAGATTTGAATTTAATGAATTTGAGTTTATTTTAGACTCTTTTGGAGTTAAAAACGAGCTTTTTAATAAATTTAAAAATCACTTTGAAATGAGTTGCAAATTTAATTTTTTTAAAGAGCTTATAAATGAAATTTTATCTCTGCAAGATGATAAAAATGTCGAAGATTTAGTTTTCGAAGAGCTTTTTTATATAGAAAATTTGGCTAGATATTTTAACTTTACGCTAAGACAAATTTGTGAAATTTTCCTTATGAAGCTAAATACTCTCAAACTTGACGACATAGGCGGTGGCAAGATAAACGTAATAGGTATCTTGGAGAGTCGCGGAATGAAATTTGACGGTGTTATTATTGTTGATTTTAACGACGATTTGATACCAAAACGTAGCGTAAACGAGATGTTTTTAAACTCAAAGGTTAGAGAAAAAGCAGGTCTTATAAGCTATATAGATAGAGAAAATTTACAAAGATTTTATTATGAAAATCTCATAAATGAGTCCAAAAAAACAGCGATTTGTTATCTAGTAAATGAGGAAAAAATCCCTTCAAGATTTCTAAATGAGTTTATAGCTATTAAGGATATAAATTTTAGAGATGACGAGTATGCTAAGGTTTTATCGCGAGTGCAAGATGGAACTAGACTAAGGGCGTTTGATGATGAAGTAATTTTAAGGCATGATTTTTTTGCCATGCCACTCTCATTTTCTAAGCTAAACACATTTTTAACATGTCCTAGGAAATATTATTATTCTAAAATTTTAGGAATTAAGCCAGCTTTGATGCCTCAAGATAGCCAAAATACATCACTTGGAAATGCTGTTCATACGGCGCTTTGCGAGTATTATAATAAATTTGAAAAATTTGATCTGGTTGAATTTGAAAAAATTTTAAGTAGTAAGGAAGTCTCGCCTCTTGATTTTGAAATTTTGATGATAAATTTTGAAAAATTTGCCAAAAAAGAGCAAGATAGATTTGTTCAGGGTTGGAGAGTTAAAGCCTGTGAAAAAGAGCTTAGTCGCAGCTTTGAAGGAATAATGTTGACAGGTTTTATCGATAGGATAGATAAGAGAGATGGCGATATAAATTTAATTGATTACAAGAGTGGAAGTTTTGATAAAAAATCATTGCAACTTCCTTTTTATGAGGCTCTTGTGGGAGCTAAATGCGAGGCTTTTTACTATGATTTAAAAAGCGATATGGAGTTAGTTAAATCTGCTTCAAGTATAGAAGATTTACGAATAGAACTTGAAAATCTTAAAAAAATAAACAAAAGTGAGATAAATTTTAGTCGCAATGTAGGTGTGGCATGCAGATATTGCGAGTACAAAATCATTTGTAAGGGCGAACTATGA